One genomic window of Quercus robur chromosome 6, dhQueRobu3.1, whole genome shotgun sequence includes the following:
- the LOC126689088 gene encoding cullin-1 isoform X5, whose protein sequence is MMERETIPFKQGWELMQKGITKLKNILEGLPEPQFSCEEYMMLYTTIYNMTTQKPPHDYSQLLYNKYRETFEEYITSKVLPSLQEKHDEFMLRELVKRWANHKVMVRWLSRFFHYLDRYFIARRSLPPLNEVGLTCFRDLVYQEFNGKVRDIVISLINKEREGEQIDRALVRNVSDIFVEIGMGQMDQYENDFEAAMLKDTVAYYSQKASSWILEDSCPDYMLKAEKCLRLEKDGVSLYLHSSSEAKLLEKVQHEFLSVYATQLLGKDDSQCHALVRDEKVEYLSRMSGLLFYLSKNKERFRLLFKIPQGIEPVSGIFKQHVTAEVTALVKQAEDAASNKKKDVVDLWEQVFVGKVIELHDKYLAYVNDYNTFHKAFEEAFEVFCNKGVAGSSSAELLATFCDNILKKGGTEKLSDEAIEETLEKVVKLLAYISDKDLFAEFYRKKLARRLLFDMSANDDHERSILMKLKHQCGGQFTSKMEGMITDLTLARENQTSFEEYLGNNSHANPRIDLTVTVLTTGFWPSYKSFDLNLPPELVKCVKVFQEFYQTKTKHRKLTWIYSLGTCNISGKFEPKTMELIVTTYQASALLLFNSSDRLSYSDIMTELNLTDDYVVRILHSLSCAKYKILTKVPNTKTISPTDYFEFNSKFTDKMRRIKIPLPPVDEKKKVIEDVVLDRRYNIDASMVRIMKSRKVLDHQQLVMECVKQLGRMFKPDLKAIKKRIEDLITRDYLERDKDKPNLLRYLA, encoded by the exons ATGATGGAGCGAGAGACCATACCCTTCAAACAAGGATGGGAGCTAATGCAGAAGGGGATCACAAAGCTGAAGAACATTCTAGAAGGGTTGCCCGAGCCGCAGTTCAGCTGCGAGGAGTACATGATGCTCTACAC AACCATTTATAACATGACTACACAGAAGCCTCCTCATGATTATTCCCAACTGCTCTACAATAAGTACCGGGAAACATTTGAAGAGTACATAACTTCAAAG GTATTGCCATCTTTACAAGAGAAGCATGATGAATTTATGTTGAGAGAGCTTGTAAAAAGGTGGGCAAACCACAAAGTAATGGTGAGATGGCTTTCTCGTTTCTTCCATTATCTTGATCGATATTTTATTGCTCGGAGGTCACTTCCGCCCCTTAATGAAGTTGGACTTACTTGCTTCCGTGATCTG GTCTACCAGGAGTTCAATGGAAAAGTTAGGGATATTGTAATTTCTCTG ATCAATAAAGAACGTGAAGGAGAGCAGATTGATCGAGCTTTAGTGAGGAATGTTTCAGATATATTTGTCGAGATTGGAATGGGGCAAATGGATCAGTATGAAAATGATTTTGAAGCAGCGATGCTTAAAGATACTGTTGCTTACTATTCTCAGAAAGCTTCCAGCTGGATTCTAGAAGATTCTTGTCCAGATTATATGCTCAAA GCTGAGAAGTGCTTAAGACTAGAGAAAGATGGGGTTTCTCTTTATTTGCATTCTAGTAGTGAAGCAAAGCTACTGGAG AAAGTTCAACATGAGTTTTTGTCCGTGTATGCGACCCAACTGCTTGGAAAAGATGACTCTCAATGCCATGCATTGGTTAGAGACGAGAAG GTGGAATATTTGTCAAGAATGTCCGggcttcttttttatttatcaaaaaataaagaaaggttCAGGCTTCTTTTTAAAATACCTCAAGGCATAGAACCTGTTTCCGGTATATTTAAGCAG CATGTCACTGCTGAAGTAACAGCCTTGGTCAAACAAGCAGAAGATGCAGCAAGCAACAAGAAG AAGGATGTGGTTGATTTGTGGGAACAG GTTTTTGTCGGAAAAGTGATTGAGCTGCATGACAAATACCTAGCATATGTGAATGATTATAACACTTTTCATAAG GCGTTTGAGGAGGCTTTTGAGGTCTTCTGCAACAAGGGTGTTGCTGGAAGCTCAAGTGCAGAACTACTTGCCACTTTTTGTGATAACATTCTTAAGAAAGGTGGAACTGAGAAACTGAGTGATGAAGCCATTGAAGAAACACTTGAAAAG GTAGTAAAGTTGCTTGCTTATATCAGCGATAAAGACCTGTTTGCTGAATTCTATAG GAAGAAGCTTGCTCGACGGCTTCTTTTTGACATGAGTGCTAATGATGACCATGAGAGGAGTATTTTGATGAAGCTTAAGCATCAATGTGGTGGTCAGTTCACCTCAAAGATGGAAGGAATG atTACGGACTTAACATTGGCTAGGGAAAACCAGACCAGCTTTGAGGAGTATCTTGGTAATAATTCACATGCAAATCCAAGGATTGACTTGACTGTTACTGTTCTGACTACTGGCTTTTGGCCAAGTTACAAGTCTTTTGACCTCAACCTTCCACCAGAGTTG GTCAAGTGTGTCAAAGTTTTCCAGGAATtctatcaaacaaaaacaaagcacaGAAAACTTACGTGGATATACTCTTTGGGTACTTGTAATATCAGTGGgaaatttgaacccaaaacTATGGAACTGATTGTAACCACTTATCAG GCTTCGGCCCTGTTGCTTTTCAATTCCTCAGATAGATTGAGTTACTCAGACATCATGACAGAATTAAACTTGACCGATGATTACGTTGTTAGAATTCTCCACTCCTTGTCATGTGCGAAGTACAAGATTCTGACCAAGGTGCCTAACACGAAAACAATATCTCCTACTGATTACTTTGAGTTCAACTCAAAGTTTACTGACAAAATGAGGAGGATCAAG ATTCCTCTCCCTCCTGTGGATGAGAAGAAGAAAGTAATTGAAGATGTTGTTTTGGACAGACGGTATAACATTGACGCCTCGATGGTGCGCATCATGAAGAGCCGTAAAGTTTTAGACCACCAGCAGCTGGTCATGGAGTGTGTTAAGCAGTTGGGTCGCATGTTCAAG CCCGATTTAAAGGCAATAAAGAAGCGAATTGAAGATCTGATCACACGAGATTATTTGGAAAGAGACAAGGATAAGCCTAATTTGTTGAGGTACTTGGCATGA
- the LOC126689088 gene encoding cullin-1 isoform X7, with the protein MRLRKQKKVLPSLQEKHDEFMLRELVKRWANHKVMVRWLSRFFHYLDRYFIARRSLPPLNEVGLTCFRDLVYQEFNGKVRDIVISLINKEREGEQIDRALVRNVSDIFVEIGMGQMDQYENDFEAAMLKDTVAYYSQKASSWILEDSCPDYMLKAEKCLRLEKDGVSLYLHSSSEAKLLEKVQHEFLSVYATQLLGKDDSQCHALVRDEKVEYLSRMSGLLFYLSKNKERFRLLFKIPQGIEPVSGIFKQHVTAEVTALVKQAEDAASNKKKDVVDLWEQVFVGKVIELHDKYLAYVNDYNTFHKAFEEAFEVFCNKGVAGSSSAELLATFCDNILKKGGTEKLSDEAIEETLEKVVKLLAYISDKDLFAEFYRKKLARRLLFDMSANDDHERSILMKLKHQCGGQFTSKMEGMITDLTLARENQTSFEEYLGNNSHANPRIDLTVTVLTTGFWPSYKSFDLNLPPELVKCVKVFQEFYQTKTKHRKLTWIYSLGTCNISGKFEPKTMELIVTTYQASALLLFNSSDRLSYSDIMTELNLTDDYVVRILHSLSCAKYKILTKVPNTKTISPTDYFEFNSKFTDKMRRIKIPLPPVDEKKKVIEDVVLDRRYNIDASMVRIMKSRKVLDHQQLVMECVKQLGRMFKPDLKAIKKRIEDLITRDYLERDKDKPNLLRYLA; encoded by the exons atgagattaaggaaACAGAAAAAG GTATTGCCATCTTTACAAGAGAAGCATGATGAATTTATGTTGAGAGAGCTTGTAAAAAGGTGGGCAAACCACAAAGTAATGGTGAGATGGCTTTCTCGTTTCTTCCATTATCTTGATCGATATTTTATTGCTCGGAGGTCACTTCCGCCCCTTAATGAAGTTGGACTTACTTGCTTCCGTGATCTG GTCTACCAGGAGTTCAATGGAAAAGTTAGGGATATTGTAATTTCTCTG ATCAATAAAGAACGTGAAGGAGAGCAGATTGATCGAGCTTTAGTGAGGAATGTTTCAGATATATTTGTCGAGATTGGAATGGGGCAAATGGATCAGTATGAAAATGATTTTGAAGCAGCGATGCTTAAAGATACTGTTGCTTACTATTCTCAGAAAGCTTCCAGCTGGATTCTAGAAGATTCTTGTCCAGATTATATGCTCAAA GCTGAGAAGTGCTTAAGACTAGAGAAAGATGGGGTTTCTCTTTATTTGCATTCTAGTAGTGAAGCAAAGCTACTGGAG AAAGTTCAACATGAGTTTTTGTCCGTGTATGCGACCCAACTGCTTGGAAAAGATGACTCTCAATGCCATGCATTGGTTAGAGACGAGAAG GTGGAATATTTGTCAAGAATGTCCGggcttcttttttatttatcaaaaaataaagaaaggttCAGGCTTCTTTTTAAAATACCTCAAGGCATAGAACCTGTTTCCGGTATATTTAAGCAG CATGTCACTGCTGAAGTAACAGCCTTGGTCAAACAAGCAGAAGATGCAGCAAGCAACAAGAAG AAGGATGTGGTTGATTTGTGGGAACAG GTTTTTGTCGGAAAAGTGATTGAGCTGCATGACAAATACCTAGCATATGTGAATGATTATAACACTTTTCATAAG GCGTTTGAGGAGGCTTTTGAGGTCTTCTGCAACAAGGGTGTTGCTGGAAGCTCAAGTGCAGAACTACTTGCCACTTTTTGTGATAACATTCTTAAGAAAGGTGGAACTGAGAAACTGAGTGATGAAGCCATTGAAGAAACACTTGAAAAG GTAGTAAAGTTGCTTGCTTATATCAGCGATAAAGACCTGTTTGCTGAATTCTATAG GAAGAAGCTTGCTCGACGGCTTCTTTTTGACATGAGTGCTAATGATGACCATGAGAGGAGTATTTTGATGAAGCTTAAGCATCAATGTGGTGGTCAGTTCACCTCAAAGATGGAAGGAATG atTACGGACTTAACATTGGCTAGGGAAAACCAGACCAGCTTTGAGGAGTATCTTGGTAATAATTCACATGCAAATCCAAGGATTGACTTGACTGTTACTGTTCTGACTACTGGCTTTTGGCCAAGTTACAAGTCTTTTGACCTCAACCTTCCACCAGAGTTG GTCAAGTGTGTCAAAGTTTTCCAGGAATtctatcaaacaaaaacaaagcacaGAAAACTTACGTGGATATACTCTTTGGGTACTTGTAATATCAGTGGgaaatttgaacccaaaacTATGGAACTGATTGTAACCACTTATCAG GCTTCGGCCCTGTTGCTTTTCAATTCCTCAGATAGATTGAGTTACTCAGACATCATGACAGAATTAAACTTGACCGATGATTACGTTGTTAGAATTCTCCACTCCTTGTCATGTGCGAAGTACAAGATTCTGACCAAGGTGCCTAACACGAAAACAATATCTCCTACTGATTACTTTGAGTTCAACTCAAAGTTTACTGACAAAATGAGGAGGATCAAG ATTCCTCTCCCTCCTGTGGATGAGAAGAAGAAAGTAATTGAAGATGTTGTTTTGGACAGACGGTATAACATTGACGCCTCGATGGTGCGCATCATGAAGAGCCGTAAAGTTTTAGACCACCAGCAGCTGGTCATGGAGTGTGTTAAGCAGTTGGGTCGCATGTTCAAG CCCGATTTAAAGGCAATAAAGAAGCGAATTGAAGATCTGATCACACGAGATTATTTGGAAAGAGACAAGGATAAGCCTAATTTGTTGAGGTACTTGGCATGA